In Flavobacterium sp. N1736, the following are encoded in one genomic region:
- a CDS encoding hydroxymethylglutaryl-CoA reductase, degradative: MNNAVAGFSKLSKKEKINWIANEYFSTPDEALNIIRNYWNSDEKLQQLHDEFIENTITNFYIPLGVAPNFLINGKYKTIPMAIEESSVVAAASKSAKYWATRGGFKATVINTEKIGQVHFTFNGDAEKLQSFFDQIKPKFFSDTQNITKNMQQRGGGILDIKLKDKRSLLENYFQLHATFETKDSMGANFINSCLEQFATTLKDEFQNADLFSDDENIKVIMSILSNYVPNCLVRAEVSCPIEDLTEKHITNPQDFAERFVQAVQIAEVEPFRAVTHNKGIMNGVDAVILATGNDFRAVEAGVHAYASRNGQYASLSHAKIENGIFTFWLEIPLALGTVGGLTSLHPLVKLCLEMLEKPAAEELMQIVAVAGLAQNFAALRSLTTTGIQEGHMKMHLNNIINQFEANEEERHLIKAHFKKNTVSHSAVVEFIENLRK, encoded by the coding sequence ATGAACAATGCTGTTGCTGGATTTTCGAAGTTATCGAAAAAAGAAAAAATAAACTGGATCGCAAATGAATACTTTTCTACACCTGATGAAGCACTTAATATAATAAGAAATTACTGGAATTCAGACGAAAAGCTTCAACAACTACATGATGAATTCATAGAAAATACCATCACAAACTTTTATATTCCACTTGGTGTTGCTCCAAATTTTTTAATTAACGGAAAATACAAAACCATTCCAATGGCAATTGAAGAAAGTTCAGTAGTTGCCGCAGCCTCAAAATCTGCAAAATATTGGGCAACTCGCGGGGGTTTTAAAGCGACAGTTATCAATACCGAAAAAATTGGTCAGGTTCATTTTACGTTTAACGGAGACGCAGAAAAACTACAATCTTTCTTTGATCAGATCAAACCGAAATTTTTCTCAGACACGCAAAATATTACCAAAAACATGCAACAGCGTGGCGGCGGAATTTTAGATATTAAACTAAAAGACAAAAGAAGTTTACTCGAAAACTACTTTCAGCTTCATGCAACTTTTGAAACAAAAGACAGCATGGGAGCAAATTTCATCAACTCTTGTTTAGAGCAATTTGCAACGACTTTAAAAGACGAATTTCAAAATGCTGATCTGTTTTCTGATGATGAAAATATCAAGGTAATTATGAGTATTTTATCTAATTATGTCCCTAATTGCCTTGTTCGTGCCGAAGTTTCGTGTCCAATCGAAGATTTAACCGAAAAACATATTACAAATCCACAAGATTTTGCAGAACGTTTTGTTCAGGCTGTTCAAATTGCCGAAGTAGAGCCTTTTAGAGCCGTAACACATAACAAAGGCATCATGAATGGTGTTGATGCCGTAATTTTGGCAACAGGAAACGATTTTAGGGCTGTCGAAGCCGGCGTGCATGCTTATGCATCACGCAATGGTCAATATGCAAGTTTATCACACGCTAAAATCGAAAACGGAATATTTACTTTTTGGTTAGAAATTCCGCTTGCTTTAGGAACTGTTGGCGGATTAACGTCATTGCATCCATTAGTAAAATTATGTCTTGAAATGCTCGAAAAACCAGCTGCAGAAGAATTAATGCAAATTGTTGCCGTAGCAGGTTTGGCGCAAAATTTTGCCGCGTTGCGTTCTTTAACCACAACCGGAATTCAGGAAGGACATATGAAAATGCACTTAAACAATATTATCAATCAGTTTGAAGCAAATGAAGAAGAACGTCATTTGATAAAAGCTCATTTCAAGAAAAATACCGTTTCGCATAGCGCTGTGGTTGAATTTATCGAGAATTTAAGAAAATAA
- a CDS encoding S9 family peptidase, giving the protein MNTSKITVILLLLVATVFGQQKITVESIYGGAFRAKGMDELQSLKNTDQYTVLNVDNASRSMQIDLYDFATLKKVSNLIDTKNHKELADGIDSYTFDASEKKILIACNSNQIFRHSFTADYFLYDIASKSLTKLFDFQVQEPTFSPDGTKIAYAKENNLYVYDVASKKSTAVTTDGKKNAVINGITDWVYEEEFAFVRAFDWSKDSKKLAYIRFDESAVPEFSMSIFKTDLYPTIETFKYPKAGEKNSLVSLHIYDAAANATKKVDLGNYNDFYIARMQWTNDNNTLSAQVLNRHQDNLDLLFIDGTTAAAKVVLNEKDKAYVDVTDNLTFLKDNSFIWTSEKDGFNHIYVYDKTGKLKNQVTKGNWEVVSYYGFDEKTKTIFYQSTENGSINRDIYKIGLDGKNKLRLTSKVGTSTATFSPNFQYFITTFSSNLVPTTYTLNEAKTGKEIQVIEDNKALAAKLKDYNLPAKEFFVLKTAKGNELNAWILKPKDFDPSKKYPVFMYQYSGPGSQQVNNDWNNSDDYWFLSLTQQGYIVACVDGRGTGYKGADFKKVTQKELGKYEVEDQIDAAKVIGAYPYVDASRIGIFGWSYGGFMASNCIFQGNDVFKMAIAVAPVTNWRFYDSVYTERYMQTPQENASGYDQNSPINHVDKLKGKFLLIHGSGDDNVHVQNSMQMMEALIQANKQFDSQIYPDKNHGIYGGKTRIQLYNKMTNFIKENL; this is encoded by the coding sequence ATGAATACAAGTAAAATTACTGTTATACTTTTGTTATTAGTTGCTACTGTTTTTGGTCAGCAAAAAATTACTGTTGAAAGTATCTATGGCGGGGCATTTCGTGCAAAAGGAATGGATGAATTGCAATCTTTGAAAAATACAGACCAATATACTGTATTGAATGTTGATAACGCCAGTAGAAGTATGCAAATTGATTTATACGATTTTGCAACTTTAAAAAAAGTATCAAACTTAATTGATACAAAAAATCACAAGGAATTAGCAGATGGAATTGACAGCTATACTTTTGATGCCTCAGAAAAAAAGATTTTGATTGCTTGTAATTCAAACCAAATTTTCCGTCACTCATTTACGGCAGATTATTTTTTATATGATATTGCTTCTAAATCATTAACGAAGCTTTTTGATTTTCAGGTTCAGGAACCAACTTTTTCTCCTGACGGAACTAAAATCGCTTATGCTAAAGAAAACAATCTTTATGTGTATGATGTAGCTTCAAAAAAATCGACTGCAGTTACTACAGATGGAAAGAAAAATGCTGTGATCAACGGTATTACGGATTGGGTTTATGAAGAAGAATTTGCTTTTGTTCGTGCATTTGACTGGAGTAAAGACAGTAAAAAACTAGCTTATATTCGTTTTGACGAAAGTGCTGTTCCTGAGTTTTCAATGTCAATCTTCAAAACAGATTTATATCCAACAATTGAAACATTTAAATATCCTAAAGCCGGAGAAAAAAATTCTCTGGTTTCATTACATATATATGATGCTGCTGCAAATGCAACTAAAAAAGTTGATTTAGGAAATTATAACGATTTTTATATCGCAAGAATGCAATGGACAAACGATAACAATACGCTATCTGCTCAGGTTTTAAACCGTCACCAGGATAATCTTGATTTATTATTTATAGACGGAACTACTGCTGCTGCAAAAGTGGTTTTGAATGAAAAAGACAAAGCGTATGTTGATGTTACAGACAACTTAACTTTTTTAAAAGACAACAGTTTTATCTGGACTAGCGAAAAAGATGGTTTTAATCATATTTACGTTTACGATAAAACAGGAAAACTTAAAAATCAGGTTACAAAAGGAAACTGGGAAGTTGTTTCTTACTACGGTTTCGACGAAAAAACAAAAACTATTTTCTATCAGTCTACAGAGAATGGTTCTATCAACAGAGATATTTACAAAATTGGTTTAGACGGAAAAAATAAATTACGTTTAACTTCAAAAGTTGGAACAAGTACTGCAACTTTCAGTCCGAATTTCCAATATTTCATTACAACTTTTTCAAGCAATTTAGTGCCAACCACTTATACGCTGAATGAGGCTAAAACCGGAAAAGAAATTCAGGTAATTGAAGATAATAAAGCACTTGCTGCTAAATTGAAAGATTATAATTTGCCTGCAAAAGAATTCTTTGTTTTAAAAACGGCTAAAGGAAATGAATTGAATGCATGGATTTTGAAACCAAAAGATTTTGATCCTTCAAAAAAATATCCTGTTTTTATGTACCAATATTCTGGTCCGGGATCTCAGCAAGTAAATAACGATTGGAACAACAGTGACGATTACTGGTTTCTTTCGCTTACACAACAAGGTTATATCGTAGCTTGTGTTGATGGTAGAGGAACTGGTTACAAAGGCGCAGATTTCAAGAAAGTAACTCAAAAAGAATTAGGAAAATACGAAGTAGAAGATCAAATTGATGCTGCAAAAGTAATTGGAGCTTATCCTTATGTTGATGCTTCAAGAATTGGAATCTTCGGATGGAGTTATGGTGGTTTTATGGCTTCAAACTGTATTTTTCAAGGAAACGATGTTTTCAAAATGGCAATTGCGGTTGCTCCGGTAACAAACTGGCGTTTTTATGACAGTGTTTATACAGAGAGATATATGCAGACTCCACAGGAAAATGCTAGTGGATATGACCAAAATTCTCCAATAAACCACGTTGATAAATTAAAAGGTAAATTTTTATTGATTCACGGTTCTGGTGATGATAACGTTCATGTGCAAAATTCTATGCAAATGATGGAAGCGTTAATTCAGGCTAATAAACAATTTGATTCTCAAATATATCCAGATAAAAACCACGGTATTTACGGAGGTAAAACGAGAATTCAGCTTTATAACAAAATGACTAATTTTATTAAAGAAAATTTATAG
- a CDS encoding GYDIA family GHMP kinase gives MKTTFYSNGKLLISGEYLVLDGADAFALPTKFGQDLVVENGLNKQIEWKSFDFDNHIWFEDNISFTEIINNADSKTETVKTTLVNILHEAYLLNPDFITNAEGYKISTHLTFPKNWGLGTSSTLLNNIAQWTKINAFTLLKNSFGGSGYDIACAQNDTPIIYQIENNVVKTVAFNPDFTKNIYFVYLNKKQSSKAAINAYYNNRNEHLAENIAKNNKLTEAIINAKTVKEFALAVEKHEIHLSNILETRTIKEIAFRDFNGVIKSLGAWGGDFVMVISKENPKDYFVSKGYETILTYDEMIL, from the coding sequence ATGAAAACAACTTTTTACAGTAACGGAAAACTTTTAATTTCCGGAGAATATCTTGTTCTAGACGGCGCTGATGCTTTTGCTTTACCAACAAAATTTGGTCAGGATTTAGTAGTTGAAAATGGTTTAAATAAACAAATTGAGTGGAAAAGTTTCGATTTTGACAATCATATTTGGTTTGAGGATAATATTTCGTTTACAGAAATCATTAACAATGCCGACTCAAAAACGGAGACTGTAAAAACAACTTTAGTCAATATATTGCACGAAGCTTATCTTTTAAATCCTGATTTCATTACTAATGCTGAAGGATATAAAATTAGTACGCATTTAACGTTTCCAAAAAATTGGGGACTTGGAACTTCATCAACGCTCCTGAATAATATTGCTCAATGGACTAAAATTAATGCTTTTACTTTGCTTAAAAACAGTTTTGGCGGAAGCGGTTATGATATTGCCTGCGCGCAAAATGATACACCAATAATTTATCAAATTGAAAATAACGTTGTAAAAACTGTCGCATTTAACCCTGATTTCACAAAAAACATTTACTTCGTTTATCTCAATAAAAAGCAAAGCAGTAAAGCTGCGATCAATGCATATTATAATAACCGAAATGAACATTTAGCTGAAAACATTGCTAAAAACAACAAACTTACTGAGGCTATCATAAATGCAAAAACGGTAAAAGAATTTGCATTAGCTGTAGAAAAACATGAAATTCATTTAAGTAATATTCTTGAAACAAGAACGATTAAAGAAATTGCTTTTCGTGATTTTAATGGCGTAATAAAAAGTCTTGGTGCTTGGGGCGGCGATTTTGTAATGGTAATTTCTAAAGAAAATCCAAAAGATTACTTTGTTTCAAAAGGATATGAAACAATTCTCACTTATGATGAAATGATTTTATAA